A genome region from Salvelinus alpinus chromosome 26, SLU_Salpinus.1, whole genome shotgun sequence includes the following:
- the LOC139554935 gene encoding large ribosomal subunit protein eL15, producing the protein MGAYKYIQELWRKKQSDVMRFLLRVRCWQYRQLSGLHRAPRPTRPDKARRLGYKCKQGYVIYRVRVRRGGRKRPVPKGATYGKPVHHGVNQIKFARSLQSTAEERAGRHCGGLRVLASYWVGEDSTYKFFEVILIDTFHKAIRRNPDTQWITRPVHKHREMRGLTSAGKKSRGLGKGHKFHMTMGGSRRAAWKRRNTLQLHRYR; encoded by the exons ATGGGAGCGTACAAATATATACAGGAGCTATGGCGCAAGAAGCAGTCCGACGTGATGCGCTTTCTCCTGCGCGTCCGATGCTGGCAGTACCGTCAGCTCTCCGGTCTCCACCGTGCGCCTAGACCCACCAGACCAGACAAGGCGCGCAGACTGGGGTACAAGTGCAAACAAG GCTATGTCATCTACCGTGTCCGTGTTCGCCGTGGAGGCCGCAAGCGCCCCGTGCCCAAGGGTGCCACCTACGGCAAGCCCGTCCACCATGGTGTCAACCAGATCAAGTTTGCCCGCAGCCTCCAGTCCACTGCTGAG GAGCGTGCTGGTCGTCACTGTGGAGGCCTGAGGGTGCTGGCCTCTTACTGGGTAGGAGAGGACTCCACCTACAAGTTCTTCGAAGTGATCCTGATCGACACCTTCCACAAGGCTATCAGACGCAACCCCGACACCCAATGGATCACCAGGCCTGTGCACAAGCACAGGGAGATGCGTGGCCTGACGTCCGCGGGCAAGAAGAGCCGTGGCCTGGGCAAGGGCCACAAGTTCCACATGACCATGGGTGGTTCCCGCCGGGCAGCCTGGAAGAGACGCAATACCCTGCAGCTGCACCGCTACCGCTAG
- the LOC139554936 gene encoding NF-kappa-B inhibitor-interacting Ras-like protein 1: MGKGCKVVVCGLASVGKTAILEQLLYGNHAVGSESTETQEDVYVASVETDRGVKEQLRLYDTRGLHDGLDLPKHYYSVADGFVLVYSVDSLESFKKVDVLKKEIDKSRDKKEVMVIVLGNKTDLRELRQVEHEAAQQWARGEKVKLWEVSVTERNSLIEPFTMLTSRLTQPQSKSAFPLPGRKSKGTTSNDI; this comes from the exons ATGGGGAAAGGCTGCAAAGTTGTGGTGTGTGGTTTGGCATCTGTAGGAAAAACAGCCATCCTTGAACAGCTGTTATATGGCAATCACGCAGTTG GTTCAGAGTCCACTGAGACCCAGGAGGATGTGTATGTGGCGTCGGTGGAGACAGACCGCGGTGTGAAGGAACAGTTACGTCTCTATGACACCAGAGGGCTCCACGACGGCCTGGACCTTCCCAAGCACTACTACTCTGTGGCGGACGGCTTTGTGCTGGTCTACAGCGTGGACAGCCTGGAGTCCTTCAAGAAGGTGGATGTCCTCAAGAAGGAGATAGACAAATCCAGAGACAAGAAAGAG GTGATGGTGATTGTGCTAGGGAACAAGACGGACCTGCGTGAGCTTCGTCAGGTGGAGCACGAGGCAGCGCAGCAGTGGGCGCGGGGGGAGAAGGTCAAACTCTGGGAGGTCAGCGTCACTGAGAGGAACTCTCTCATTGAACCCTTCACCATGCTCACCAGCCGCCTCACACAGCCTCAGAGCAAGTCTGCCTTCCCTCTTCCAGGACGCAAGAGCAAGGGCACAACGTCCAATGACATCTGA